In the genome of Streptococcus mitis, one region contains:
- a CDS encoding transposase has protein sequence MEQLHFITKLLDIKDPNIQIMDVINRNTHKEIIAKLDYDAPSCPECGSQMKKYDFQKPSKVPYLETTGMPTRILLRKRRFKCYHCSKMMVAETSLVKKNHQIPRIINQKIAQKLIEKTSMTDIARQLSISTSTVIRKLNDFCFKSDFSYLPEIMSWDEYAFTKGKMSFIAQDFDKLNIITVLEGRTQTIIRNHFLRYNRSVRCQVKIITMDMFSPYYDLAKHLFPYAKIVLDRFHIVQHLSRAMSRVRVQIMKQFERKSHEYKAIKRYWKLIQQDSRKLSDKRFYRPTFRMHLTNKEIIDKLLSYSEDLKHHYHLYQLLLFHFQNKEPEKFFGLIEENLKKVHPLFKTVFKTFLKDKEKIVNALQLPYSNAKLEATNNLIKLIKRNAFGFRNFENFKKRIFIALNIKKERTKFVLSRA, from the coding sequence ATGGAACAATTACATTTTATCACAAAATTACTAGACATTAAAGACCCAAATATCCAAATTATGGATGTCATTAATAGGAATACCCACAAGGAAATCATCGCTAAACTGGACTACGACGCTCCATCTTGTCCTGAGTGTGGAAGTCAAATGAAGAAATATGACTTCCAAAAACCGTCTAAGGTTCCTTACCTTGAAACGACTGGTATGCCTACTAGAATTCTCCTTAGAAAACGTCGATTCAAGTGCTATCATTGCTCGAAAATGATGGTAGCTGAGACTTCTCTCGTCAAGAAGAATCACCAAATCCCTCGTATCATCAACCAAAAGATTGCCCAGAAGCTAATTGAGAAGACTTCTATGACCGATATTGCCCGTCAGCTGTCTATTTCAACTTCAACTGTTATTCGCAAGCTCAATGACTTCTGTTTTAAGTCTGATTTTTCTTACCTCCCTGAGATTATGTCCTGGGACGAATATGCCTTCACTAAGGGAAAGATGAGTTTCATTGCTCAAGATTTTGATAAGCTCAATATTATCACTGTTCTTGAGGGTAGAACACAAACTATCATAAGAAATCATTTTCTGCGCTACAATCGCTCTGTTCGTTGTCAGGTGAAAATCATTACTATGGATATGTTTAGTCCTTACTATGACTTGGCTAAACATCTTTTTCCGTATGCCAAAATCGTTCTAGATCGCTTCCACATTGTACAACATCTTAGCCGTGCTATGAGTCGTGTTCGTGTCCAAATCATGAAGCAATTTGAGCGAAAATCTCATGAATATAAGGCTATCAAGCGCTACTGGAAACTCATTCAACAGGATAGCCGTAAACTGAGTGATAAGCGATTTTATCGCCCTACTTTTCGCATGCACTTAACCAATAAAGAGATTATTGACAAGCTTTTGAGCTATTCAGAAGACTTGAAACACCACTATCATCTCTATCAACTCTTGCTTTTTCACTTTCAGAATAAGGAACCGGAGAAATTTTTCGGACTCATTGAGGAAAATCTAAAGAAAGTTCATCCTCTTTTTAAGACTGTCTTTAAAACCTTTCTAAAGGACAAAGAGAAAATCGTCAATGCCCTTCAGTTACCCTATTCTAATGCCAAATTAGAAGCAACCAATAATCTCATCAAACTTATCAAACGCAATGCCTTTGGTTTTCGGAACTTTGAAAACTTCAAAAAACGGATTTTTATCGCTCTGAATATCAAAAAAGAAAGGACGAAATTTGTCCTTTCTCGAGCTTAG
- a CDS encoding ribonuclease P produces MFNKIRDYLDFAGLQYRNPDKAGEEREKMLEFHHKGQDARKAFTELAKAFQASHPEWQLQQTSQWMNQAQRLRPHFWVYLQREGKVTEPMLALRLYGSSSDFGVSLEVSFIERKKDEQTLGKQAKVLEVPVVEGIYYLSYSDGQSQRWEATEENRQILRNKLSNQEVRKVLVKADVPITENSSEEEIVEAILKSYDKILPFYLATRN; encoded by the coding sequence ATGTTTAATAAGATAAGAGACTATCTAGACTTTGCAGGTTTGCAGTACCGTAATCCAGATAAAGCTGGGGAAGAACGAGAGAAAATGCTGGAATTTCACCACAAAGGTCAAGATGCCAGAAAGGCTTTTACAGAGCTAGCCAAAGCCTTTCAAGCAAGCCATCCAGAATGGCAACTCCAACAGACTAGCCAGTGGATGAATCAGGCCCAGCGTTTGCGACCACATTTTTGGGTTTATCTACAGCGTGAGGGGAAAGTGACAGAGCCTATGCTAGCCTTACGTTTGTATGGAAGTTCTTCTGATTTTGGGGTCTCACTAGAAGTCAGTTTTATCGAGCGCAAGAAGGATGAGCAGACTCTAGGCAAGCAAGCCAAGGTGTTAGAAGTTCCAGTGGTAGAAGGGATTTATTATCTATCCTACTCTGATGGTCAAAGTCAACGGTGGGAGGCTACTGAGGAGAACCGTCAAATTTTAAGAAATAAACTATCCAATCAGGAAGTTCGCAAAGTGTTAGTTAAAGCAGATGTCCCTATAACAGAGAATTCATCTGAAGAAGAAATCGTAGAAGCCATACTGAAATCTTATGATAAAATTCTTCCATTTTATCTAGCTACGAGAAACTAA